In the genome of Rhizobium etli 8C-3, one region contains:
- a CDS encoding alpha/beta hydrolase fold domain-containing protein, translated as MTVQVKDMVLEKVAIGPVSARVYQGAEFGKGAPIVLFFHGGAFLESGIQATAKESAIAESMAKAGAIVAIPDYNAPLGNVFPKPLEVGYSLFSYLANKRASGIGDRNSLLLIAGEEAGGNIAAGVALKARDHYADALDGQILFSPLLDPFMGTSSIRKADGIGMRQRWTEGWSHYLSGGGCHPYAAPCLCSRIAGVAPALFFTAEDDPLRDETVGYADRLKAAGVDVRQHILPAGAGWPSIYGGKTDGTSNWQESVSREFKSFVQGLSVQHQLH; from the coding sequence ATGACGGTGCAGGTAAAAGACATGGTGCTGGAGAAGGTGGCCATCGGCCCCGTTTCCGCGCGCGTCTACCAAGGCGCCGAATTCGGCAAGGGTGCGCCGATCGTTCTCTTCTTTCACGGCGGCGCCTTCCTGGAATCCGGCATCCAGGCCACCGCCAAGGAAAGTGCGATTGCTGAGAGCATGGCGAAAGCCGGTGCGATCGTTGCGATCCCTGACTACAATGCGCCCCTTGGTAACGTCTTTCCGAAGCCGCTCGAAGTCGGCTATTCCCTGTTTTCCTATCTTGCCAACAAGCGCGCCTCCGGCATTGGCGATCGCAACTCGCTGCTTCTGATCGCTGGCGAAGAGGCTGGCGGCAACATTGCGGCGGGTGTGGCGCTGAAGGCGCGCGATCACTACGCCGACGCACTCGACGGCCAGATCCTGTTTTCGCCGCTCCTCGATCCGTTCATGGGCACCTCCTCCATCCGCAAGGCAGACGGCATCGGCATGCGCCAGCGCTGGACGGAAGGTTGGAGCCATTATCTCAGCGGCGGCGGCTGTCACCCCTATGCGGCGCCCTGCCTCTGTTCGCGCATTGCCGGTGTTGCGCCGGCGCTGTTTTTCACGGCGGAAGACGATCCCTTGCGCGACGAGACCGTCGGTTATGCCGACCGTCTCAAAGCGGCAGGCGTCGATGTCCGCCAGCATATCCTCCCCGCCGGGGCAGGCTGGCCGTCTATCTATGGCGGGAAGACGGACGGCACCTCGAACTGGCAGGAGAGCGTCAGCCGCGAGTTCAAGAGTTTCGTTCAGGGATTAAGCGTTCAACACCAATTGCATTGA
- a CDS encoding IlvD/Edd family dehydratase yields the protein MNDDKPPKRRLRSQDWFDNPDHIDMTALYLERFMNYGITPEELRCGKPIIGIAQSGSDLTPCNRVHVELAKRVRDGIRDAGGIPIEFPTHPIFENCKRPTAALDRNLAYLGLVEILYGYPLDGVVLTTGCDKTTPSAIMAASTVDIPAIVLSGGPMLDGWHEGELAGSGTVIWRMRRKYGAGEIDREEFLQAALDSAPSIGHCNTMGTASTMNALAEALGLSLTGCGAIPAAYRERGQMAYRTGRRAVEIVFEDLKPSDILTREAFLNAIRTNSAIGGSTNAQPHLAAMAKHAGVELHPDDWQVHGFDIPLLANVQPAGAYLGERYHRAGGTPAVMWELLKAGKLDGNCRTVTGKTLAENLKGRQASDREVIRPFSEPLKERAGFLVLKGNLFDFAIMKMSVVSDDFRRRYLQEPGREGIFEGKATVFDGSEDYHKRINDPSLNIDENTILVIRGAGPIGWPGSAEVVNMQPPDHLLKRGINSLPTIGDGRQSGTADSPSILNASPESAAGGGLAWLRTGDIIRIDFNLGRCDMLVDDAEIERRKAKGVPPVPPDATPWQRIYRRSVSQLSEGAVLEGAADFRKIAKLPPRHNH from the coding sequence ATGAACGACGACAAGCCGCCGAAGCGCCGCCTGCGTTCGCAGGACTGGTTCGATAATCCCGACCATATAGACATGACAGCGCTCTATCTGGAGCGCTTCATGAATTACGGCATCACACCGGAAGAGTTGCGCTGCGGCAAGCCGATCATCGGGATCGCCCAGAGCGGCAGCGATCTTACGCCCTGCAACAGGGTGCACGTCGAACTTGCCAAGCGGGTGCGCGACGGTATCCGCGATGCGGGCGGCATTCCGATCGAGTTCCCGACGCATCCGATCTTCGAAAACTGCAAGCGTCCGACGGCCGCACTCGACCGCAATCTCGCCTATCTCGGGCTCGTGGAAATTCTCTACGGCTATCCGCTCGATGGCGTCGTGCTGACGACCGGCTGCGACAAGACCACGCCTTCGGCGATCATGGCGGCTTCCACCGTCGATATTCCCGCCATTGTACTTTCAGGCGGACCGATGCTTGACGGATGGCACGAGGGCGAACTGGCCGGATCGGGAACCGTGATCTGGCGCATGCGGCGCAAATACGGTGCCGGCGAAATCGACCGGGAAGAATTCCTTCAGGCCGCGCTCGATTCCGCACCCTCCATCGGCCACTGCAATACGATGGGCACCGCTTCGACGATGAATGCGCTTGCCGAAGCACTCGGCCTGTCGCTGACGGGTTGTGGCGCCATTCCCGCGGCTTACCGCGAGCGCGGCCAGATGGCCTACCGCACCGGGCGGCGTGCCGTCGAAATCGTGTTCGAAGACCTGAAGCCGTCGGACATCCTGACGCGCGAGGCTTTCCTCAACGCCATCCGCACCAATTCGGCAATCGGCGGTTCGACCAATGCGCAGCCGCATCTGGCGGCCATGGCGAAACATGCCGGTGTCGAACTTCATCCCGACGACTGGCAGGTCCATGGCTTCGACATCCCGCTGCTTGCCAACGTCCAGCCGGCCGGCGCCTATCTCGGCGAGCGCTATCACAGGGCAGGCGGCACGCCTGCGGTCATGTGGGAACTGCTCAAGGCCGGTAAGCTCGACGGCAACTGTCGGACCGTCACCGGCAAGACCTTGGCCGAAAACCTGAAAGGCAGGCAGGCAAGCGACCGCGAGGTCATCCGGCCGTTTTCCGAACCTCTCAAGGAACGGGCGGGCTTCCTCGTGCTCAAGGGCAATCTCTTCGATTTCGCGATCATGAAGATGAGCGTGGTCTCGGACGATTTCCGCCGGCGCTACCTGCAGGAGCCGGGGCGCGAAGGCATATTCGAGGGCAAGGCGACCGTCTTCGACGGTTCGGAAGATTATCACAAGCGCATCAATGATCCGTCGTTGAATATCGACGAAAACACCATCCTCGTCATCCGTGGGGCAGGGCCGATCGGTTGGCCGGGTTCAGCCGAAGTCGTCAATATGCAACCGCCCGACCACCTCTTGAAACGCGGCATCAACAGCCTGCCGACGATCGGCGATGGCCGCCAGTCCGGTACTGCCGACAGTCCTTCAATCCTCAATGCCTCGCCCGAAAGTGCCGCCGGCGGCGGTCTTGCCTGGCTTCGCACCGGTGACATCATCCGCATCGATTTCAATCTGGGGCGCTGCGACATGCTGGTCGATGACGCCGAGATCGAACGCCGAAAAGCCAAAGGTGTCCCGCCCGTGCCGCCGGACGCGACGCCATGGCAGCGCATCTACCGCCGCTCGGTCAGTCAGCTTTCGGAAGGGGCTGTGCTCGAAGGGGCGGCAGACTTCCGTAAGATTGCAAAGCTTCCGCCGCGTCACAACCACTAG
- a CDS encoding LysR family transcriptional regulator, whose protein sequence is MDQLSAMRAFIRVVETGNFTRAADTLAMPKATITNLIQGLEAHLRTKLLNRTTRRVMVTTDGALYYERASQIVSELEELDGSLSNSQSLPGGRLRVEMAGAFADTIVVPALCDFYMKYPDIRIDLGVSDRTVDYLAENVDCALRAGTLADQSLIARRVSEIEMVTCASPRYIEKFGMPAHPQELESSHYGISYFRAQTGRTIPFEFKNGNDAIEVNPRYIVSVNDGRTLMSALTTGLGVGQTLRFMARSAIARGELVQVLPEWKRDPLPLYVVYPPNRHLSNKVRVFVDWMVKLLADAKLNDA, encoded by the coding sequence ATGGACCAGCTCTCGGCAATGCGCGCCTTCATCCGCGTCGTTGAGACGGGCAACTTTACGCGGGCGGCCGACACGCTCGCAATGCCCAAAGCGACAATCACCAACCTCATCCAGGGCCTGGAAGCGCATCTGCGCACCAAGCTGCTTAACCGTACGACGCGGCGCGTCATGGTGACGACGGACGGGGCACTCTATTACGAACGCGCCTCGCAGATCGTTTCGGAACTGGAAGAGCTCGACGGCAGTCTTTCCAACTCCCAAAGCCTTCCAGGCGGCCGCTTACGCGTTGAAATGGCAGGCGCTTTTGCCGACACCATCGTCGTGCCGGCACTTTGCGACTTCTACATGAAATATCCCGATATCCGCATTGATCTCGGCGTCAGCGACCGCACGGTGGACTACCTCGCAGAAAACGTCGACTGCGCCCTTCGCGCCGGCACCCTCGCCGATCAGTCGTTGATCGCAAGACGTGTATCCGAAATCGAAATGGTCACCTGCGCATCCCCCCGCTACATCGAGAAATTCGGCATGCCCGCACACCCGCAAGAGCTCGAAAGCAGCCATTACGGCATCAGCTATTTCCGCGCACAGACCGGCCGCACGATCCCGTTCGAATTCAAGAACGGCAACGACGCGATCGAGGTAAACCCGAGATATATCGTCTCGGTGAATGACGGCAGAACCCTCATGAGCGCCCTCACCACCGGCCTCGGCGTCGGCCAGACGCTTCGTTTCATGGCGCGCAGCGCCATCGCACGAGGCGAACTCGTCCAGGTTCTGCCGGAATGGAAGCGCGATCCGCTGCCGCTCTACGTCGTCTACCCGCCGAACCGGCACCTGAGCAACAAGGTGCGCGTCTTTGTGGACTGGATGGTAAAGCTGCTTGCCGATGCCAAGCTCAACGATGCTTGA
- a CDS encoding LysR family transcriptional regulator encodes MDRFDAMRVFCRVVERRSFTLAVGDTGLPRSTVTDAVKQLEARLGVQLIQRTTRHVSPTLDGEAYYQRCLSILADIEEAEGAFVGAKPKGMLRVDVHGTLARHFVLPGLPSFLETYPDIEFYMSEGDRLVDLVREGIDCVLRVGVPQDSDMIVRPVATLEEITLASPAYLELNGTPEHPDKLDSHRMVGFRSSATGGLLPLEFIVDGQVRNMSIPAIVSVNAAESLHAAARCGLGIIQVPRYHAERYIASGELIQILEGFPPTKTPVSLLYPRNRQLSPRVRVFIDWLVKLFAQQRASFG; translated from the coding sequence ATGGACCGATTTGATGCCATGCGGGTCTTTTGCCGCGTCGTGGAACGCCGCAGCTTCACCCTCGCAGTCGGGGATACGGGCCTGCCCCGCTCGACGGTGACCGATGCCGTCAAGCAGTTGGAAGCGCGCCTCGGCGTGCAACTCATCCAGCGCACCACCCGCCATGTCAGCCCGACGCTCGACGGCGAGGCCTATTACCAGCGCTGTCTTTCGATCCTCGCCGACATCGAGGAGGCCGAGGGCGCCTTTGTCGGCGCCAAACCGAAGGGCATGTTGCGGGTCGATGTGCACGGAACGCTTGCCCGGCATTTCGTGCTGCCGGGCCTGCCATCCTTCCTGGAGACGTATCCGGATATCGAATTCTACATGAGCGAAGGCGATCGTCTGGTCGATCTCGTTCGTGAAGGCATCGATTGCGTCTTGCGCGTCGGCGTGCCGCAGGATAGCGACATGATCGTCCGCCCGGTCGCTACGCTGGAAGAGATCACCCTCGCCTCACCCGCCTATCTCGAACTGAATGGCACACCGGAACATCCCGACAAGCTCGACAGCCACCGCATGGTCGGGTTCCGGTCCAGCGCCACGGGCGGGCTGCTGCCGCTCGAATTCATCGTCGACGGGCAGGTCCGCAACATGTCGATCCCAGCCATCGTCTCGGTCAATGCGGCCGAGAGCCTCCATGCGGCGGCGCGCTGCGGACTGGGCATCATACAGGTGCCGCGCTACCACGCCGAACGCTACATCGCCTCAGGTGAGCTGATTCAGATCCTGGAAGGCTTCCCGCCGACCAAGACGCCGGTCTCGCTCCTTTATCCGCGCAATCGTCAGCTTTCCCCGCGCGTTCGCGTCTTCATAGACTGGCTGGTGAAGCTCTTTGCGCAGCAGCGGGCAAGTTTCGGGTAG
- a CDS encoding SDR family oxidoreductase, giving the protein MASNDNKVAIVTGASRGIGAAIAERLAKDGFTVVINYSGNAAPAEELAQKVEQAGGRALTAKADVSDPEAVRRMFDAAQTAFGGIDVLVNNAGIMILSSIADADDGNFDLQVRVNLKGTFNTLREAAKRLRNGGRIINLSTSVVGVKLETYGVYAATKAAVEVLTAIMSKEMRGRNITVNAVAPGPTATDLFLNGKSDELVARMAKMNPLERLGSPEDIAAAVSFLAGADGSWINGQVLRANGGMV; this is encoded by the coding sequence ATGGCCAGCAACGACAACAAGGTCGCGATTGTCACGGGTGCATCCCGCGGCATCGGTGCGGCCATTGCCGAACGTCTTGCCAAGGATGGCTTTACCGTCGTTATCAACTATTCCGGTAATGCCGCTCCTGCCGAAGAACTGGCTCAAAAAGTCGAGCAGGCCGGCGGCAGGGCGCTAACGGCGAAGGCCGATGTCAGCGATCCCGAAGCAGTGCGGCGGATGTTCGATGCCGCGCAAACGGCTTTCGGCGGCATCGACGTTCTCGTCAACAATGCCGGCATCATGATCTTGTCTTCAATCGCCGATGCCGACGATGGAAACTTCGACCTCCAGGTCAGAGTCAACCTGAAGGGCACGTTCAACACGCTTCGCGAAGCGGCAAAGCGCCTGCGCAACGGTGGCCGGATCATCAACCTCTCGACCAGCGTCGTCGGCGTGAAGCTCGAAACCTACGGCGTCTATGCCGCCACCAAGGCGGCAGTAGAAGTGCTGACGGCGATCATGTCGAAGGAAATGCGCGGCCGGAACATCACGGTCAACGCGGTCGCTCCCGGCCCGACCGCGACTGATCTCTTCCTCAATGGCAAATCAGACGAACTCGTCGCCCGCATGGCGAAGATGAACCCGCTCGAACGCCTCGGCAGCCCCGAAGACATCGCCGCTGCCGTCTCCTTCCTCGCTGGTGCCGACGGCTCCTGGATCAACGGACAGGTCCTTCGCGCCAATGGCGGCATGGTCTAA
- a CDS encoding efflux RND transporter periplasmic adaptor subunit encodes MTSRKKRWALVGAGIGLVASVSAAAIFFELPMGAAATAASAPAQAPAVPVTVSVVASRDVTTWEEFSGRLEAIDRVQLRSRVAGAIQSVHFREGALVKAGDLLFTIDPAPYQAAVSQAEGQVASAEAKVSLAQIELERGRRLSDSRTISQSDMDQRQSAFTEAQAGLRTAQAALQSAQLDLGYTEVRAPVSGRVGKLEITVGNLVAAGSASPALTTLVSIDPIYASFNASEEMVTKALSQLPADDNAVRALEQIPVEVGTLADEGTPIKGKLQLVDNQVDAASGTIGVRAVFDNPGGKLIPGQFVRVRMGQPRAENKILVSERAIGTDQDKKFVFVVDGENKVSYRPVQLGRASDGLRVVESGLNPGEKIVVNGLQRIRPGAVVEPQMEEKVAAK; translated from the coding sequence ATGACGTCCAGAAAGAAGCGCTGGGCCCTGGTGGGCGCTGGCATAGGGCTTGTTGCGTCTGTTTCGGCAGCCGCCATCTTTTTTGAATTGCCGATGGGCGCGGCTGCGACGGCCGCTTCCGCCCCTGCACAAGCTCCCGCTGTGCCGGTGACGGTTTCCGTCGTCGCAAGCCGTGATGTGACTACCTGGGAAGAGTTCTCAGGCCGTCTCGAAGCGATCGACCGGGTTCAGCTACGCTCGCGCGTTGCGGGCGCCATTCAGTCGGTCCACTTCCGCGAAGGCGCGCTGGTGAAGGCCGGCGACCTGCTCTTCACAATTGATCCGGCCCCTTACCAGGCGGCGGTTTCTCAAGCCGAAGGCCAGGTTGCCTCCGCCGAGGCCAAGGTCAGCCTGGCCCAGATCGAGCTCGAGCGTGGCCGCCGGCTTTCCGATAGCCGCACGATCTCGCAGAGCGATATGGACCAGCGCCAGAGCGCCTTTACAGAGGCGCAGGCAGGGCTGCGTACCGCGCAGGCGGCCCTGCAGTCGGCTCAGCTCGATCTCGGTTACACCGAGGTTCGGGCTCCGGTTTCCGGCCGAGTGGGCAAGCTGGAGATCACCGTCGGCAACCTTGTTGCTGCCGGTTCCGCCTCCCCAGCGCTCACCACGCTCGTCTCGATCGATCCGATCTATGCGAGCTTCAACGCCAGCGAGGAGATGGTGACGAAGGCGCTGTCGCAGCTTCCGGCCGATGACAATGCGGTGCGCGCCCTCGAACAGATCCCGGTCGAGGTTGGCACGCTTGCCGATGAAGGCACGCCGATCAAGGGCAAGCTCCAGCTCGTCGACAACCAGGTCGATGCTGCAAGCGGCACGATCGGAGTCCGCGCCGTGTTCGACAATCCGGGCGGCAAGCTGATCCCCGGCCAGTTCGTTCGCGTCCGTATGGGCCAGCCGAGAGCCGAGAACAAGATTCTCGTCAGCGAGCGGGCGATCGGCACCGACCAGGACAAGAAGTTCGTCTTCGTCGTCGATGGCGAGAACAAGGTCAGCTATCGGCCGGTCCAGCTCGGCAGGGCAAGTGACGGTCTCCGCGTCGTCGAAAGCGGTCTGAACCCGGGCGAGAAGATCGTCGTCAATGGCTTGCAGCGCATCCGTCCGGGCGCGGTGGTCGAACCGCAGATGGAAGAGAAAGTGGCGGCCAAGTAG
- a CDS encoding DNA-3-methyladenine glycosylase produces the protein MTNTGAIGNAPLTGSDLRSFFERDAIAVARDLIGCHLLVNGSGGRITETEAYFPYDEASHSFRGPTKRNGAMFGPPGNVYIYRIYGMYWCLNFVCTPGSAVLIRALEPQSGIAGMIERRGTDVLTQLCSGPGKLCQALDIDIEINNRLLDRPPFSISRSAPVPITSGTRIGITKNAEVPWRFGIQGSRYLSKPFR, from the coding sequence ATGACGAATACAGGAGCCATTGGAAACGCACCCCTGACCGGCAGCGACCTTCGATCCTTCTTCGAGCGCGATGCGATCGCCGTCGCGCGCGATCTCATCGGCTGCCACCTGCTCGTCAACGGTTCGGGTGGGCGCATCACCGAGACGGAGGCCTATTTCCCGTACGACGAGGCCTCGCACAGTTTCCGCGGACCGACCAAGCGCAACGGCGCGATGTTCGGCCCGCCGGGCAACGTCTATATCTACCGCATCTACGGCATGTACTGGTGCCTGAACTTCGTCTGCACGCCGGGCTCGGCCGTCCTCATCCGCGCGCTGGAGCCGCAAAGCGGTATCGCTGGAATGATCGAGCGACGCGGCACCGATGTGCTGACCCAGCTCTGCAGCGGTCCCGGCAAGCTCTGCCAGGCGCTTGATATCGATATCGAGATCAACAACCGGCTGCTCGACCGCCCGCCTTTTTCGATCTCGCGCTCGGCGCCGGTTCCGATCACCTCGGGCACGCGGATCGGCATAACGAAGAATGCCGAAGTTCCATGGCGCTTCGGCATCCAGGGCTCGCGATATCTGAGCAAGCCGTTCCGCTGA
- a CDS encoding efflux RND transporter permease subunit, translated as MNISRFFVDRPVFAGVLSVLILVAGLIGLRALPISEYPEVVPPSIVVRATYPGANPEVIAQTVATPLEEQINGVEDMLYMSSQATSDGVMTLTVTFKLGTDPDKAQQLVQNRVSQAEPRLPDEVKSIGITTVKSSPDLMMVVNLISPDNRYDITYLRNYGVLNIKDRLARIDGVGQVQVFGSGDYSMRVWVDPQKAAEHNLAASDITNAIREQNVQAAAGTIGASPSLPGTELQLNVNAQGRLQTPEQFGSIIVKTGANGEITRLRDVARIELGAADYSLRSILDGKPAVAIPVFQSPGSNAITISDEVQKTMEELKIAMPDGVSYEIVYDTTKFVRSSIEKVVDTLLEAIALVVLVVILFLQTWRASIIPLIAVPVSIIGTFAVMYVFGFSINALSLFGLVLAIGIVVDDAIVVVENVERNIENGLSPRDATYKAMKEVSGPIIAIALVLVAVFVPLAFISGLSGQFYRQFALTIAISTVISAFNSLTLSPALAALLLQGHHAKRDWLTRGMDFIFGWFFRGFNRVFGAGSKAYGKGVGGLLSRKSIVMVVYLALAGATYGLFNAVPGGFVPAQDKQYLIGFAQLPDAASLDRTEDVIKRMSEIAMAEPGVAHAIAFPGLSINGFTNSSNAGIVFVTLKDFEERKSPTLSGGAIAMSLNQKFGAIQDAFIAMFPPPPVNGLGTTGGFKMQLEDRAGLGYQVLDEANKAIIAKAHEAPELTGIFSAYQINVPQLFADLDRAKAEQLGVSVTDVFETLQIYLGSLYVNDFNAFGRTYSVRVQADAKFRAQSDDIGQLKVRSASGQMIPLSALLKVSATTGPERTNRYNGFLSADINGGPAPGFSSGQAQAAIEKIANETLPKGISFEWTDLTYQQILAGNSGVLVFPLALLLVFLVLAAQYESLTLPLAIIMIVPMGVLAALTGVWLTGGDNNIFTQIGLVVLVGLSAKNAILIVEFARELEFEGRTPVQAAVEASRLRLRPILMTSLAFIMGVVPLVVSTGAGAEMRAAMGVAVFAGMIGVTFFGIFMTPVFYVLLRKLTGNRPLVQHNDNRPPSEEGAIRVAAE; from the coding sequence ATGAACATCTCCAGATTCTTTGTGGACCGCCCGGTGTTTGCCGGCGTGCTTTCGGTCCTCATCCTCGTAGCCGGTCTGATCGGCCTCAGGGCACTGCCGATTTCCGAATATCCGGAAGTCGTGCCGCCGTCGATCGTCGTGCGCGCGACTTATCCGGGCGCCAATCCGGAAGTCATCGCGCAGACGGTTGCGACACCGCTCGAAGAGCAGATCAACGGTGTCGAGGACATGCTCTACATGTCCAGCCAGGCGACCTCCGACGGCGTCATGACGCTGACGGTAACCTTCAAGCTTGGTACCGACCCGGACAAGGCGCAGCAGCTGGTCCAGAACCGGGTTTCGCAGGCCGAACCGCGCCTGCCGGACGAGGTGAAGAGCATCGGCATAACCACCGTCAAGAGCTCTCCCGACCTGATGATGGTCGTCAACCTGATCTCGCCGGACAACCGCTACGACATCACCTATCTGCGCAACTACGGCGTCTTGAACATCAAGGACCGCCTGGCGCGCATCGATGGCGTGGGCCAGGTGCAGGTCTTCGGTTCGGGCGACTATTCGATGCGCGTCTGGGTCGATCCGCAAAAGGCCGCCGAGCATAATCTCGCTGCCAGCGATATCACCAACGCGATCCGCGAACAGAACGTTCAGGCCGCTGCCGGCACGATCGGAGCTTCGCCGAGCCTGCCAGGCACCGAGCTGCAGCTGAACGTCAACGCTCAGGGGCGCCTGCAGACGCCGGAGCAGTTCGGCAGCATCATCGTCAAGACGGGCGCCAACGGTGAAATCACCCGCCTTCGCGACGTTGCACGCATCGAACTCGGCGCTGCCGACTATTCGCTGCGATCGATCCTCGACGGAAAGCCGGCGGTCGCCATCCCGGTCTTCCAGTCTCCGGGCTCCAACGCCATCACCATCTCGGACGAAGTCCAGAAGACGATGGAGGAGCTGAAGATCGCAATGCCGGACGGGGTCAGCTACGAGATCGTCTATGACACGACGAAATTCGTCCGTTCGTCGATCGAGAAGGTCGTCGATACACTGCTTGAAGCCATCGCTCTTGTCGTTCTCGTCGTGATCCTGTTCCTGCAGACGTGGCGTGCCTCGATCATCCCGCTGATTGCCGTTCCCGTGTCGATCATCGGCACGTTCGCGGTAATGTACGTCTTCGGCTTTTCGATCAACGCACTCAGCCTCTTCGGTCTGGTACTGGCGATCGGCATCGTTGTGGATGATGCGATCGTCGTCGTCGAAAACGTCGAGCGCAACATCGAGAATGGGCTCAGCCCGCGCGATGCGACCTACAAGGCCATGAAGGAAGTTTCCGGCCCGATCATCGCGATCGCACTGGTGCTCGTCGCCGTCTTCGTGCCGCTCGCCTTCATCAGCGGCCTGTCAGGGCAGTTCTATCGCCAGTTCGCGCTGACGATCGCGATCTCGACGGTTATTTCGGCCTTCAACTCGCTGACCCTGTCTCCGGCGCTGGCAGCCCTCCTGCTGCAGGGTCACCACGCCAAGCGTGACTGGCTGACGCGCGGCATGGACTTCATCTTCGGCTGGTTCTTCCGCGGCTTCAACCGCGTTTTTGGTGCAGGTTCGAAAGCCTATGGCAAGGGCGTTGGCGGCCTGCTGTCGCGCAAGAGCATCGTCATGGTCGTCTACCTGGCGCTGGCTGGTGCGACCTACGGCCTCTTCAATGCCGTTCCAGGCGGTTTCGTGCCGGCACAGGACAAGCAGTATCTGATCGGTTTTGCCCAGCTGCCGGATGCCGCAAGCCTTGACCGGACCGAAGATGTCATCAAGCGGATGAGCGAAATCGCCATGGCCGAGCCCGGCGTTGCCCATGCAATCGCCTTTCCCGGTCTGTCGATCAACGGTTTCACCAACTCTTCAAATGCCGGCATCGTCTTTGTGACGCTGAAGGATTTCGAGGAGCGCAAGTCGCCCACGCTTTCGGGCGGTGCGATTGCCATGTCCTTGAACCAGAAGTTCGGGGCGATCCAGGATGCCTTCATCGCCATGTTCCCGCCGCCGCCGGTCAATGGCCTCGGCACGACGGGCGGCTTCAAGATGCAGCTCGAAGACCGCGCCGGTCTCGGCTACCAGGTGCTGGACGAGGCCAACAAGGCAATCATCGCCAAGGCACACGAGGCGCCTGAGCTGACCGGCATCTTCTCTGCGTACCAGATAAACGTTCCGCAGCTCTTTGCTGACCTCGATCGCGCCAAGGCCGAGCAACTCGGCGTCTCGGTGACCGATGTTTTCGAAACGCTGCAGATCTATCTGGGTTCGCTCTATGTCAACGACTTCAATGCTTTCGGCCGCACCTACAGCGTGAGGGTGCAGGCCGATGCGAAGTTTCGCGCCCAGTCGGACGACATCGGCCAGTTGAAGGTTCGTTCGGCGTCGGGCCAGATGATCCCGCTGTCGGCGTTGCTGAAGGTCAGCGCGACGACCGGGCCGGAGCGGACCAACCGCTATAACGGTTTCCTCTCGGCCGATATCAACGGCGGTCCTGCGCCGGGCTTCTCCTCCGGCCAAGCTCAGGCTGCGATCGAAAAAATCGCCAACGAGACGCTGCCGAAGGGCATCAGCTTCGAATGGACGGATCTGACCTATCAGCAGATCCTGGCAGGCAATTCCGGCGTGCTCGTCTTTCCGCTGGCGCTGCTCCTCGTCTTCCTCGTGCTGGCTGCCCAGTACGAAAGCCTGACCCTGCCGCTTGCGATCATCATGATCGTGCCGATGGGCGTGCTGGCCGCCTTGACGGGCGTCTGGCTGACGGGCGGAGACAACAACATCTTCACGCAGATCGGCCTCGTGGTCCTTGTCGGTCTCTCGGCGAAGAATGCGATCCTGATCGTGGAATTCGCCCGTGAACTGGAGTTCGAAGGCCGTACGCCAGTCCAGGCGGCGGTCGAGGCAAGCCGGCTGCGACTTCGCCCGATCCTGATGACATCCTTGGCCTTCATCATGGGTGTCGTGCCGCTGGTCGTCTCCACCGGTGCCGGTGCGGAAATGCGCGCCGCCATGGGCGTTGCGGTCTTTGCGGGCATGATCGGCGTGACTTTCTTCGGCATCTTCATGACGCCGGTCTTCTATGTGCTGCTCCGCAAGCTGACGGGCAACCGCCCGCTGGTGCAGCACAACGACAATCGTCCGCCGTCCGAAGAGGGCGCCATCCGGGTGGCAGCGGAGTAA